The following are from one region of the Cottoperca gobio chromosome 13, fCotGob3.1, whole genome shotgun sequence genome:
- the b3gnt2l gene encoding N-acetyllactosaminide beta-1,3-N-acetylglucosaminyltransferase 2 isoform X1: MQVPPVCPLLCNLKTIIRQVPETSPLKDDPLVGTKHHTTWITRSEPMRRIQTFSALVLLVSLFLIFFYSTLHLETTYSRRAAPDELLKHPALRVDDRDMKTQSSKQKRFTTPHTDFHKVSVSKGLRESIPQNGAYWNRLLYLALSNLDKGENPFIHEYDWSRCRETNQDLLQTNVHDVGSYSVVFQDFLQGMNCRTPPVLFNQPNKCISDKDNQTVLLFAIKSTPGNFERRQAVRETWGREGLHQSGVRVHTVFLLGSSPLGDPDLSPLLSFEAGHFGDLLQWDFHESLLNLTLKMNMLLQWTLQYCPNATFVFSGDDDVFVNTPGLLGYLRSLEPSKASRLYVGHVITTATPLRDTKSKYYIPLSFYEGPYPAYAGGGGFLISGAMLQPLHSVSRVIPFFPIDDVYAGMCFKAVGVSAEANSRFQTFDVKEQDRENLCVHKDLILIHQRSPRQIKKLWKGIHSPLLTC, from the exons ATGCAG GTACCTCCAGTGTGTCCCCTTCTGTGTAACCTGAAGACAATAATACGCCAGGTCCCGGAAACATCTCCCCTGAAAGATGATCCACTTGTAGGAACAAAACACCACACAACTTGGATTACTCGCAGCGAACCAATGAGGCGTATTCAAACCTTCAGTGCTTTGGTTCTCCTTGTCTCTTTATTTCTGATCTTCTTCTACTCAACTCTACACCTGGAGACGACTTACAGTCGCAGGGCTGCACCAGATGAACTCCTCAAACATCCTGCCCTCCGTGTTGACGACAGGGATATGAAAACACAATCCTCCAAGCAGAAGCGCTTCACCACACCTCACACAGATTTCCACAAAGTGTCCGTCAGTAAAGGCCTCAGAGAAAGCATCCCTCAAAACGGAGCGTACTGGAACCGTCTGCTGTACTTGGCTCTCAGTAATCTGGACAAGGGAGAAAATCCTTTCATACATGAGTACGATTGGTCTCGCTGCAGGGAGACAAATCAAGATCTTCTGCAAACCAATGTGCACGACGTCGGCTCCTACTCCGTCGTATTCCAGGACTTTTTGCAGGGCATGAACTGCAGGACACCTCCAGTACTGTTTAATCAACCTAACAAGTGCATCTCTGATAAAGACAACCAGACGGTCCTGCTTTTTGCTATCAAGTCAACTCCTGGAAACTTTGAGCGGAGACAGGCAGTACGAGAGACCTGGGGGCGAGAGGGGCTGCATCAGAGTGGAGTGAGGGTGCACACTGTGTTTCTGCTGGGCAGCTCCCCTCTTGGTGACCCTGACCTCAGCCCACTGCTGTCTTTTGAAGCAGGACACTTTGGGGACCTCCTGCAGTGGGACTTCCATGAATCTCTCTTGAACCTGACGCTCAAAATGAACATGCTTCTCCAATGGACACTGCAATACTGTCCTAATGCTACCTTTGTCTTTAGTGGCGATGATGATGTATTTGTCAACACGCCAGGGTTACTCGGCTACCTGCGGTCTCTGGAGCCATCCAAGGCCTCTCGGTTGTACGTTGGACATGTCATAACCACAGCAACTCCCCTCAGGGACACTAAAAGCAAATACTACATTCCTCTGAGCTTCTATGAAGGCCCATACCCTGCTTACGCCGGTGGTGGCGGTTTTCTTATCTCTGGAGCGATGCTGCAACCCCTACATTCAGTTTCACGCGTCATTCCTTTCTTCCCCATTGACGACGTCTACGCTGGGATGTGCTTTAAGGCTGTGGGGGTTTCTGCGGAGGCAAACTCGCGCTTTCAGACATTTGACGTCAAGGAGCAAGATCGTGAGAATCTGTGTGTACACAAAGATCTTATTCTGATCCACCAGCGCTCCCCGCGGCAGATTAAGAAGCTGTGGAAGGGCATTCACAGCCCCTTGTTGACTTGTTGA
- the b3gnt2l gene encoding N-acetyllactosaminide beta-1,3-N-acetylglucosaminyltransferase 2 isoform X2 codes for MRRIQTFSALVLLVSLFLIFFYSTLHLETTYSRRAAPDELLKHPALRVDDRDMKTQSSKQKRFTTPHTDFHKVSVSKGLRESIPQNGAYWNRLLYLALSNLDKGENPFIHEYDWSRCRETNQDLLQTNVHDVGSYSVVFQDFLQGMNCRTPPVLFNQPNKCISDKDNQTVLLFAIKSTPGNFERRQAVRETWGREGLHQSGVRVHTVFLLGSSPLGDPDLSPLLSFEAGHFGDLLQWDFHESLLNLTLKMNMLLQWTLQYCPNATFVFSGDDDVFVNTPGLLGYLRSLEPSKASRLYVGHVITTATPLRDTKSKYYIPLSFYEGPYPAYAGGGGFLISGAMLQPLHSVSRVIPFFPIDDVYAGMCFKAVGVSAEANSRFQTFDVKEQDRENLCVHKDLILIHQRSPRQIKKLWKGIHSPLLTC; via the coding sequence ATGAGGCGTATTCAAACCTTCAGTGCTTTGGTTCTCCTTGTCTCTTTATTTCTGATCTTCTTCTACTCAACTCTACACCTGGAGACGACTTACAGTCGCAGGGCTGCACCAGATGAACTCCTCAAACATCCTGCCCTCCGTGTTGACGACAGGGATATGAAAACACAATCCTCCAAGCAGAAGCGCTTCACCACACCTCACACAGATTTCCACAAAGTGTCCGTCAGTAAAGGCCTCAGAGAAAGCATCCCTCAAAACGGAGCGTACTGGAACCGTCTGCTGTACTTGGCTCTCAGTAATCTGGACAAGGGAGAAAATCCTTTCATACATGAGTACGATTGGTCTCGCTGCAGGGAGACAAATCAAGATCTTCTGCAAACCAATGTGCACGACGTCGGCTCCTACTCCGTCGTATTCCAGGACTTTTTGCAGGGCATGAACTGCAGGACACCTCCAGTACTGTTTAATCAACCTAACAAGTGCATCTCTGATAAAGACAACCAGACGGTCCTGCTTTTTGCTATCAAGTCAACTCCTGGAAACTTTGAGCGGAGACAGGCAGTACGAGAGACCTGGGGGCGAGAGGGGCTGCATCAGAGTGGAGTGAGGGTGCACACTGTGTTTCTGCTGGGCAGCTCCCCTCTTGGTGACCCTGACCTCAGCCCACTGCTGTCTTTTGAAGCAGGACACTTTGGGGACCTCCTGCAGTGGGACTTCCATGAATCTCTCTTGAACCTGACGCTCAAAATGAACATGCTTCTCCAATGGACACTGCAATACTGTCCTAATGCTACCTTTGTCTTTAGTGGCGATGATGATGTATTTGTCAACACGCCAGGGTTACTCGGCTACCTGCGGTCTCTGGAGCCATCCAAGGCCTCTCGGTTGTACGTTGGACATGTCATAACCACAGCAACTCCCCTCAGGGACACTAAAAGCAAATACTACATTCCTCTGAGCTTCTATGAAGGCCCATACCCTGCTTACGCCGGTGGTGGCGGTTTTCTTATCTCTGGAGCGATGCTGCAACCCCTACATTCAGTTTCACGCGTCATTCCTTTCTTCCCCATTGACGACGTCTACGCTGGGATGTGCTTTAAGGCTGTGGGGGTTTCTGCGGAGGCAAACTCGCGCTTTCAGACATTTGACGTCAAGGAGCAAGATCGTGAGAATCTGTGTGTACACAAAGATCTTATTCTGATCCACCAGCGCTCCCCGCGGCAGATTAAGAAGCTGTGGAAGGGCATTCACAGCCCCTTGTTGACTTGTTGA
- the bckdha gene encoding 2-oxoisovalerate dehydrogenase subunit alpha, mitochondrial gives MAAVRSMNKMYGVCFRRMAGLKASRLLQHRAFRVGAVHRQEPFDSTLEKPQFPGASAEFVDHLEFIQPNVISGIPVYRVMDRQGNIINPSQDPQLSKEQVLNFYQKMTLLNTMDRILYESQRQGRISFYMTNYGEEGTHIGSAAALDPSDIVFGQYREAGVLMYRGFPLDMFMAQCYANADDLGKGRQMPVHYGSKDLNFVTISSPLATQIPQAAGAAYAVKRENMNRAVICYFGEGAASEGDAHAGFNFSATLECPLIFFCRNNGYAISTPTNEQYRGDGIAARGPGYGMLSIRVDGNDVFAVYNATKEARRRAVAENQPFLIEAMTYRIGHHSTSDDSSAYRSVDEVNYWDKQDHPISRLRHYMTARNWWSEDDERSWRKQSRKTVMEAFERAEKRLKPNPELMFTDVYQEMTPNLNKQRESMWRHMKQYKEHYPFDQYVK, from the exons ATGGCGGCTGTGAGGAGTATGAACAAAATGTATGGAGTATGTTTCCGTCGGATGGCAGGACTGAAGGCATCCAGGCTGCTTCAACACAGAGCCTTCAGAGTCGGT GCTGTGCACCGGCAGGAGCCCTTTGACTCGACACTGGAAAAGCCACAGTTTCCTGGAGCCTCAGCCGAGTTTGTGGATCATCTTGAGTTCATCCAGCCCAATGTAATCTCTGGGATCCCAGTGTACCGGGTGATGGACAGGCAGGGCAACATCATCAACCCCTCTCAAGACCCTCAG CTCTCCAAAGAGCAAGTTTTGAACTTCTATCAGAAGATGACTCTGCTGAACACCATGGACCGCATTCTTTATGAGTCCCAGAGACAG GGTCGGATCTCATTCTACATGACCAACTATGGTGAGGAGGGGACACATATTGGTAGTGCTGCTGCGCTTGACCCAAGCGACATAGTCTTCGGTCAATACAGAGAAGCTG GAGTGCTGATGTACCGTGGTTTTCCTCTGGATATGTTCATGGCTCAGTGCTACGCCAACGCCGATGACCTCGGCAAGGGACGGCAGATGCCTGTCCACTACGGCTCCAAAGATCTGAACTTTGTCACCATCTCCTCTCCGCTGGCCACTCAGATTCCTCAGG CGGCCGGAGCTGCATATGCCGtcaagagagaaaacatgaacCGTGCTGTGATCTGTTATTTCGGCGAGGGAGCGGCCAGCGAAGGGGACGCACACGCCGGCTTCAACTTCTCTGCCACCCTCGAGTGCCCACTGATATTCTTCTGTCGTAACAACGGCTACGCCATCTCCACCCCCACCAACGAGCAGTACAGGGGAGATGGCATTG CTGCTCGTGGTCCAGGTTATGGCATGCTGTCAATCCGTGTCGATGGTAACGATGTGTTTGCTGTGTACAATGCTACCAAGGAGGCGCGGCGCAGAGCTGTGGCTGAGAACCAGCCCTTCCTTATTGAAGCAATGACCTACAG AATTGGCCACCACAGCACCAGTGACGACAGCTCAGCTTACCGTTCCGTGGACGAGGTGAACTACTGGGACAAGCAGGACCATCCCATCTCCAGGCTGAGACATTACATGACGGCCCGCAACTGGTGGAGCGAGGACGACGAGAGGAGCTGGCGGAAGCAGTCCCGCAAGACTGTGATGGAGGCATTCGAGAGGGCTGAGAAACGGCTGAAGCCGAATCCCGAGTTGATGTTTACTGACGTGTACCAGGAGATGACGCCAAATCTGAACAAGCAGAGAGAATCCATGTGGAGGCACATGAAGCAGTATAAAGAGCACTACCCATTTGACCAGTATGTTAAATAA
- the napab gene encoding N-ethylmaleimide-sensitive factor attachment protein, alpha b produces the protein MDNSGKEKEATALVAEAEKKMKSSQSFFGAMFGSSSKMEEACDMYVRAANMYKMAKNWCAAGNAFSQAARLHLQMQSKHDAATNFIDAGNAFKKADPQEAINCLNRAIEIYTDMGRFTIAAKHHITIAEIYETEMVDIDKAIAHYEQAADYYKGEESTSSANKCLLKVATYAAQLEQYPKAIEIYEQVGTHAMDSTLLKYSAKDHFFKAALCHFCVDMLNAKLAVQKYEEMFPAFSDARECKLLKKLLDAYEEQNLEAYTDSVKEFDTISRLDQWLTTMLLRIKKTIQDDESDPSLTSLPACDVKSSTADLHPSFRVEALTSILAAILTV, from the exons ATGGACAATAGcgggaaagaaaaggaagcaaCGGCTTTAGTGGCCGAggctgaaaagaaaatgaaatcatcCCAGTCGTTTTTCGGAGCGATGTTTGG GAGTTCCTCCAAGATGGAAGAGGCCTGTGACATGTATGTGAGGGCAGCCAACATGTACAAAATGGCCAAAAATTGGTGTG ctGCAGGAAACGCATTCTCCCAAGCGGCTCGCCTTCACCTCCAGATGCAGAGCAAACACGATGCAGCGACTAACTTCATAGATGCTGGAAACGCCTTCAAAAAAGCAGATCCACAAG AGGCCATAAACTGCTTAAACCGAGCTATTGAGATATACACTGATATG gGGCGCTTCACCATTGCAGCCAAACATCACATCACCATTGCTGAAATATATGAGACGGAGATGGTGGACATAGACAAG GCCATTGCTCATTATGAACAAGCGGCAGATTATTACAAAGGGGAAGAGTCCACCAG ctcagcaAACAAGTGCCTTCTGAAAGTAGCAACCTATGCAGCTCAGCTGGAGCAGTACCCAAAAGCGATTGAGATCTATGAACAG GTCGGAACCCACGCAATGGACAGTACGCTGCTGAAATACAGTGCCAAGGATCACTTCTTCAAGGCAGCGCTCTGTCACTTCTGTGTCGACATGCTGAATGCAAAA CTTGCCGTGCAGAAGTATGAAGAGATGTTTCCGGCTTTTTCAGATGCTCGAGAATGCAAGCTGTTGAAG AAACTTCTAGATGCCTATGAAGAGCAGAACCTGGAAGCCTACACTGACTCA GTGAAGGAATTCGACACCATTTCTCGGTTGGACCAGTGGCTCACCACCATGCTTCTCCGCATCAAGAAAACCATTCAGGACGATGAGAGTGATCCTTCGCTGACTTCCCTCCCAGCTTGTGACGTCAAATCCTCAACCGCCGACTTGCATCCTTCTTTTCGCGTTGAGGCTCTCACTTCCATTCTAGCAGCAATCTTAACTGTTTGA